The Kitasatospora sp. NBC_00374 genome has a segment encoding these proteins:
- a CDS encoding ABC transporter ATP-binding protein, translating into MSVPVTTAPAIELAGATKRFRTPSGDLHTAVRDLDLTVAPGEFVAVVGPTGCGKSTTLTLVSGLEEPTEGEVRVHGEAVTGINRHVGFVFQQDAVFPWRTVLSNVMAGPRFRGVPAAEARERARDWLARVGLGDFEDRYPHQLSGGMRKRVALAQTFVNDPRILLMDEPFSALDVQTRALMSDQLLELWAGTGSSVVFVTHDLDEAIALADRVVVMTAGPASVKEIFTVDLPRPRTVEAVRLEPRFVELYREIWGSLGEEVRITRERGAGRAA; encoded by the coding sequence ATGAGCGTGCCGGTAACGACAGCCCCGGCGATCGAGTTGGCCGGTGCGACCAAGCGGTTCAGGACCCCTTCGGGCGACCTGCACACCGCCGTACGGGATCTCGACCTGACCGTGGCCCCGGGCGAGTTCGTGGCCGTGGTCGGGCCGACCGGCTGCGGCAAGTCCACCACGCTGACCCTGGTCAGCGGCCTGGAGGAGCCCACCGAGGGCGAGGTCAGGGTGCACGGTGAGGCGGTCACCGGGATCAACCGGCATGTCGGCTTCGTCTTCCAGCAGGACGCCGTCTTCCCGTGGCGCACCGTGCTCTCCAACGTGATGGCCGGACCGCGGTTCCGCGGTGTCCCCGCCGCCGAGGCCCGGGAGCGGGCCCGCGACTGGCTGGCCCGGGTCGGCCTGGGGGACTTCGAGGACCGCTACCCGCACCAGCTCTCCGGCGGCATGCGCAAGCGCGTCGCGCTCGCCCAGACCTTCGTCAACGACCCCCGGATCCTGCTGATGGACGAGCCCTTCTCGGCGCTCGACGTCCAGACCCGGGCGCTGATGTCGGACCAGCTGCTGGAGCTGTGGGCCGGCACCGGCTCCTCGGTCGTCTTCGTCACCCACGACCTGGACGAGGCCATCGCCCTCGCCGACCGGGTCGTGGTGATGACGGCGGGGCCGGCCAGCGTCAAGGAGATCTTCACCGTCGACCTGCCGCGTCCGCGCACCGTGGAGGCCGTCCGGCTGGAACCCCGCTTCGTCGAGCTCTACCGCGAGATCTGGGGCTCGCTCGGCGAAGAGGTCCGGATCACCCGTGAGAGAGGAGCGGGTCGTGCCGCTTGA
- a CDS encoding TetR/AcrR family transcriptional regulator yields MVDRPRDPSVSVWVAPPKARRRGSAPTGLSRDAIVRAAVALLDADGIQAFSMRKLAGELDVTPMSVYWYVDNKDELLELALDEVLGEMRIPPLNADADADADWRHHLRTLAHEYRRCIQQHPWAAQLAGQFLALGPHAVSFTTSAVAAVARSGLAGDRLGGALGLVLQFAYGFALAESQWLLRVRVAGLTEDELHRVVYGIVEQADARLLENADLVSREVEGGVAAARDRQFEQGLDMALAGIDAAIAAYPRRG; encoded by the coding sequence ATGGTCGACCGGCCCCGCGACCCGAGCGTCAGCGTCTGGGTGGCCCCGCCGAAGGCCCGCCGTCGGGGCAGCGCACCCACCGGGCTCAGCCGGGACGCGATCGTGCGCGCGGCCGTGGCCCTGCTGGACGCCGACGGCATCCAGGCGTTCTCCATGCGCAAGCTGGCGGGCGAACTCGACGTGACGCCGATGTCGGTCTACTGGTACGTCGACAACAAGGACGAACTGCTGGAACTCGCCCTGGACGAGGTCCTCGGCGAGATGCGCATCCCGCCCCTGAACGCCGACGCCGACGCCGACGCGGACTGGCGGCACCACCTGCGCACCCTCGCCCACGAGTACCGCCGCTGCATCCAGCAGCACCCGTGGGCCGCCCAACTGGCCGGACAGTTCCTGGCGCTCGGCCCCCACGCGGTCTCCTTCACCACCAGCGCCGTCGCCGCGGTCGCCCGCAGCGGCCTAGCCGGCGACCGCCTCGGCGGGGCGCTCGGCCTCGTCCTCCAGTTCGCGTACGGCTTCGCACTGGCCGAATCGCAGTGGCTGCTGCGGGTGCGGGTGGCCGGGCTGACCGAGGACGAACTGCACCGGGTGGTCTACGGCATCGTGGAGCAGGCCGACGCCCGACTGCTGGAGAACGCGGACCTGGTGAGCCGCGAGGTCGAGGGCGGCGTCGCGGCGGCCCGCGACCGGCAGTTCGAGCAGGGCCTGGACATGGCACTGGCCGGCATCGACGCCGCCATCGCCGCCTACCCCCGCCGTGGATGA
- a CDS encoding MFS transporter, with protein sequence MPQPERRPDRWLILAVICLAQLVVVLDNTILNVAVPSLTEELGATTSQTQWAIGAYSLAQAGLLIAAGGLADRYGRKKVQLLGLALFGVGSLGAALSADPGQLIAARAGMGVGGSLLLATSLAIVVRTFEQDEQPKAIAAWTAVASLGVALGPVIGGLLLAHFWWGAVFLVNLPVAALGLIAVAKLVPESKDPRGDRPDLLGAALSTAGLVGLVYAVIQGPGAGWGAPPTLLAGLLGLLFLLAFALWERRIEHPLLDLDFFRNARFRGAVSGGVLVSFGMGGSLFLLTQHLQFVLGYGPLSAGLRTAPMALTVVALNLTGAGMRLTGRLTPPRAVAAGLTLLAAGLAAIALLGRDGSYPGILLGLVLMGAGVACAQPAMAGAVMTSIPPEKAGSGSGLMGTLGELGNSLGVAVLGAVLTAGFASSLPAGLPDSSARSLPDALAAAGPSAEQPVRSAFADSLTTSQSIGAVAVLLGGLVAAWLLGRAAAQRPAPAERPSDGPVTQPG encoded by the coding sequence ATGCCCCAACCTGAGCGCCGGCCGGACCGGTGGCTGATCCTCGCCGTCATCTGTCTCGCGCAACTCGTCGTCGTGCTCGACAACACCATCCTCAACGTCGCCGTCCCGTCCCTCACCGAGGAACTCGGCGCCACCACCTCGCAGACCCAGTGGGCGATCGGCGCCTACTCCCTCGCACAGGCGGGCCTGCTGATCGCCGCCGGCGGGCTCGCCGACCGGTACGGACGCAAGAAGGTCCAGCTGCTCGGGCTCGCCCTGTTCGGGGTGGGCTCACTCGGGGCCGCGCTGTCCGCCGACCCCGGGCAGCTGATCGCGGCCCGCGCGGGCATGGGCGTCGGCGGCAGCCTGCTGCTCGCCACCAGCCTCGCCATCGTGGTCCGCACCTTCGAGCAGGACGAGCAGCCCAAGGCCATCGCCGCCTGGACCGCCGTCGCCTCGCTCGGCGTCGCGCTCGGCCCGGTGATCGGCGGGCTGCTGCTCGCGCACTTCTGGTGGGGCGCGGTCTTCCTGGTCAACCTGCCCGTCGCCGCCCTCGGCCTGATCGCCGTCGCCAAACTCGTACCCGAGTCCAAGGACCCGCGCGGCGACCGCCCGGACCTGCTCGGCGCGGCCCTGTCCACGGCGGGCCTGGTCGGGCTGGTCTACGCCGTCATACAGGGCCCGGGCGCCGGCTGGGGCGCGCCGCCCACCCTGCTGGCCGGCCTCCTCGGCCTGCTGTTCCTGCTGGCCTTCGCGTTGTGGGAGCGCCGGATCGAACACCCGCTGCTCGACCTGGACTTCTTCCGCAATGCCCGGTTCCGGGGAGCCGTCTCGGGCGGTGTGCTGGTCAGCTTCGGCATGGGCGGCTCGCTGTTCCTGCTCACCCAGCACCTGCAGTTCGTGCTCGGCTACGGCCCCCTGTCGGCGGGTCTGCGCACCGCCCCGATGGCGCTCACCGTGGTCGCGCTCAACCTCACCGGGGCGGGCATGCGGCTCACCGGCCGGCTCACCCCGCCCCGCGCCGTCGCGGCGGGCCTCACCCTGCTCGCCGCCGGCCTCGCCGCGATCGCCCTGCTGGGCCGGGACGGCTCCTACCCGGGCATCCTGCTCGGCCTGGTGCTGATGGGCGCCGGGGTGGCCTGCGCCCAGCCCGCCATGGCGGGCGCGGTGATGACCTCGATCCCGCCGGAGAAGGCCGGCAGCGGCTCGGGCCTGATGGGCACGCTCGGCGAGCTGGGCAACTCCCTCGGCGTCGCCGTCCTCGGCGCCGTCCTCACCGCGGGCTTCGCGAGCTCGCTGCCCGCCGGCCTGCCCGACTCCTCGGCGCGCTCACTGCCGGACGCGCTCGCCGCCGCCGGGCCGTCCGCCGAGCAGCCCGTCCGGTCCGCCTTCGCGGACAGCCTGACGACCAGCCAGTCGATCGGCGCCGTCGCGGTCCTGCTCGGCGGGCTGGTCGCCGCCTGGCTGCTCGGCCGCGCGGCGGCGCAGCGGCCGGCCCCGGCGGAGCGGCCCTCGGACGGGCCGGTCACCCAGCCGGGCTGA
- a CDS encoding DinB family protein: MLPPRDRPAYDADERTQLLGWLDLQRAVIHWKCEGLSEPDAHRAVLPSSPHMTMAGLVSHLRWVEHFWFEVILLGRPAVGPRFEDGPEGADMMVEGIPLPQLLAEYERQCGISDELIAAADLDEVGRHPDHGASAASLRWILFHMIEETARHAGHADAIRELLDGERGYY; encoded by the coding sequence ATGTTGCCTCCCCGCGATCGCCCCGCGTACGACGCCGACGAGCGGACCCAGCTGCTCGGCTGGCTCGACCTGCAGCGTGCGGTCATCCACTGGAAGTGCGAGGGGCTCTCCGAGCCGGACGCCCACCGGGCCGTCCTGCCGTCCTCACCGCACATGACCATGGCCGGCCTGGTCTCCCACCTGCGCTGGGTCGAGCACTTCTGGTTCGAGGTCATCCTGCTCGGCCGCCCCGCCGTGGGCCCGCGGTTCGAGGACGGCCCCGAGGGCGCCGACATGATGGTCGAGGGCATCCCGCTCCCTCAGCTGCTCGCCGAGTACGAACGGCAGTGCGGGATCTCGGACGAGCTCATCGCGGCGGCCGACCTGGACGAGGTCGGGCGGCACCCGGACCACGGGGCCTCCGCCGCGTCCCTGCGGTGGATCCTGTTCCACATGATCGAGGAGACCGCCCGGCACGCCGGCCACGCGGACGCCATCCGCGAACTCCTCGACGGCGAGCGCGGCTACTACTGA
- a CDS encoding VanZ family protein — MIEAALRGNQSLLLVAAVLWALGAVPTWFASRRYGVSPVWALGAAGSLSLVLAATLYPLSPQAPAAMTCTVQRDVVGALLGDQGLMNAAMFVPASFFLTVVSHRPLPVAAATAVLSGAIEVTQALVSGMGRACDSADLEANVVGALLGCLVGRLWLRRAGSRALGREIRLTSVIAVGGGAVLAAVAVPALLFVVSDVSDGHRADHAQTAAATDAAHRFFGSDTAVRRVQYSPGGSGQPGRVEVATAAGNLVLDWPSREVSSGVLGSVPELPEGRPQLSDEAALAAGTDFARAHFPWALSDSATTVYPAGGPGGTARLVQWRSRVDGVLMPMRLDLVVGDDRRVVSFSARHIPPPALPKPAVSAERAKELATRPGMTVTGGELIAKADQRGEWHLCWLLALTPAGLTIPSDAPARARPAQGGESPGQAVVFLDAVTGEPIRSGGLLDANH; from the coding sequence ATGATCGAAGCAGCCCTTCGCGGCAATCAGTCGCTCCTCCTCGTCGCAGCGGTGCTGTGGGCGCTCGGCGCCGTTCCGACCTGGTTCGCGAGCCGCCGGTACGGCGTCTCCCCGGTGTGGGCGCTCGGCGCGGCCGGCTCGCTGTCGCTGGTGCTCGCGGCCACGCTCTACCCGCTGAGCCCGCAGGCGCCGGCCGCGATGACGTGCACGGTGCAGCGGGACGTGGTGGGTGCGCTCCTCGGCGACCAGGGGCTGATGAACGCGGCGATGTTCGTGCCGGCGTCGTTCTTCCTGACGGTCGTCTCCCACCGGCCGCTGCCCGTCGCCGCGGCCACCGCCGTGCTGTCCGGGGCGATCGAGGTCACTCAGGCGCTCGTCTCCGGGATGGGGCGGGCGTGCGACTCGGCGGACCTCGAGGCCAATGTGGTCGGCGCCCTGCTGGGCTGTCTGGTCGGCCGGCTGTGGCTGCGGCGCGCCGGCTCCCGTGCGCTCGGCCGGGAGATCCGGCTGACCTCGGTCATCGCCGTCGGCGGCGGCGCTGTCCTGGCGGCCGTCGCCGTCCCCGCGCTGCTCTTCGTCGTCTCGGACGTGAGCGACGGGCACCGGGCCGACCACGCGCAGACCGCGGCCGCCACGGACGCGGCGCACCGGTTCTTCGGCTCCGACACCGCGGTCCGGCGGGTCCAGTACTCGCCCGGCGGCTCCGGGCAGCCCGGCCGGGTCGAGGTCGCCACCGCCGCGGGGAACCTCGTACTGGACTGGCCGTCCCGCGAGGTGTCCTCCGGGGTCCTGGGATCCGTCCCCGAACTGCCGGAGGGCCGCCCGCAGCTGTCCGACGAGGCCGCGCTGGCCGCGGGCACCGACTTCGCCCGGGCCCACTTCCCTTGGGCGCTGTCGGACTCGGCCACCACGGTCTACCCGGCGGGCGGCCCCGGCGGCACGGCCAGGCTGGTCCAGTGGCGGTCCCGTGTCGACGGGGTCCTGATGCCCATGCGGCTCGACCTGGTGGTGGGCGACGACCGCCGGGTGGTGTCCTTCTCGGCCCGGCACATCCCGCCGCCCGCCCTGCCGAAACCTGCGGTGAGCGCGGAGCGGGCCAAGGAGTTGGCCACCCGCCCGGGAATGACGGTCACCGGTGGCGAACTGATCGCCAAGGCCGATCAGCGGGGCGAGTGGCACCTCTGCTGGCTGCTGGCCCTCACCCCGGCCGGGCTCACCATCCCGTCGGACGCTCCCGCCCGGGCCCGGCCCGCCCAGGGCGGCGAGAGTCCGGGACAGGCCGTGGTGTTCCTGGACGCCGTCACCGGCGAGCCGATCAGGAGCGGCGGCCTGCTCGACGCGAACCACTGA
- a CDS encoding ATP-binding protein — protein sequence MRRPHWPRRVFAQLLLSQTVVTVGVSAVTAGLFLAPVSRELDRDAMQRALSIAQATATDEVLARAAAARDTATAQRNAEQIRLATGASFVVVTDLDGIRLSHTDPAKIGFRVSTDPGPALNGRSVTAIELGTLGRTARGKVPLRLADGRIVGEVSVGISDDSIRRRLLGMATGILLCAGAGLAAGTVATLVLARRLKRRTHNIAVADISALLVEREAMLHGIREGMVALDARGRIRLANDEAVRLLALPEDSTGRPIEQALPPGRLAEILAGRIEGTDLPAVRDDRVLVVNRMATADGGAVVTLRDRTELESLVRELDTTRSLTEALRAQDHEHANRMHTLLGLLELGRHEQAAEFISEQSGSHAAVAAAIAGQVQDPHVAALLAGKAAVAAERGVRLLIAADTHLPDAAVDPRALVTVLGNLVDNALDALTGGEVEVGLRACGATLLVEVADSGPGIPPELQERIFEEGWTSKTAPAHRPRGLGLALVRRLVERTGGRIAVDRGPLGGARFTVELPEALHPDRTLAHLEAP from the coding sequence ATGAGGCGACCGCACTGGCCGCGTCGGGTCTTCGCCCAGCTGCTGCTCAGCCAGACGGTGGTCACGGTGGGAGTGAGCGCGGTGACCGCCGGGCTGTTCCTCGCCCCCGTCAGCCGTGAACTGGACCGGGACGCGATGCAGCGCGCGCTGTCCATCGCCCAGGCGACCGCCACGGACGAGGTCCTCGCCCGGGCCGCGGCGGCCCGGGACACCGCCACCGCGCAGCGCAACGCGGAGCAGATCCGGCTGGCGACCGGCGCCAGTTTCGTGGTCGTCACCGACCTGGACGGGATCCGGCTGTCGCACACCGACCCGGCGAAGATCGGCTTCCGGGTCAGCACCGACCCCGGTCCCGCCCTGAACGGGCGCAGCGTGACCGCGATCGAGCTGGGCACGCTCGGCCGGACGGCGCGCGGCAAGGTCCCGCTGCGGCTGGCGGACGGCCGGATCGTCGGCGAGGTCTCGGTCGGGATCAGCGACGACTCGATCCGGCGCCGGCTGCTCGGCATGGCCACCGGCATCCTGCTGTGCGCCGGTGCGGGCCTGGCCGCCGGCACGGTGGCGACCCTGGTACTGGCCCGGCGGCTGAAGCGGCGCACGCACAACATCGCGGTCGCCGACATCTCCGCGCTGCTGGTGGAGCGGGAGGCCATGCTGCACGGCATCCGGGAGGGCATGGTCGCCCTCGACGCCCGGGGCCGGATCCGGCTGGCGAACGACGAGGCGGTGCGGCTGCTGGCGCTGCCCGAGGACAGCACCGGCCGTCCGATCGAGCAGGCGCTGCCGCCCGGCCGGCTGGCGGAGATCCTGGCGGGCCGGATCGAGGGCACCGACCTGCCGGCCGTCCGGGACGACCGGGTGCTGGTGGTGAACCGGATGGCGACCGCGGACGGCGGCGCGGTGGTGACCCTCCGGGACCGCACCGAACTGGAGTCGCTCGTCCGGGAGCTGGACACCACGCGGAGCCTGACCGAGGCGCTGCGGGCCCAGGACCACGAGCACGCCAACCGGATGCACACGCTACTCGGCCTGCTGGAGCTCGGCCGCCACGAGCAGGCCGCGGAGTTCATCTCCGAGCAGTCCGGCTCGCACGCCGCCGTCGCCGCCGCGATCGCCGGGCAGGTGCAGGACCCGCACGTGGCGGCGCTGCTGGCGGGCAAGGCGGCGGTGGCGGCCGAGCGGGGCGTCCGGCTGCTGATCGCCGCCGACACCCATCTGCCGGACGCGGCGGTGGACCCGCGCGCGCTGGTCACCGTGCTCGGCAATCTGGTCGACAACGCGCTCGACGCGCTCACCGGCGGCGAGGTCGAGGTGGGCCTGCGGGCCTGCGGCGCCACCCTGCTGGTCGAGGTCGCCGACAGCGGGCCCGGCATCCCGCCCGAGCTGCAGGAACGCATCTTCGAGGAGGGCTGGACCAGCAAGACCGCCCCGGCCCACCGTCCGCGCGGGCTGGGCCTCGCCCTGGTCCGCCGCCTGGTGGAGCGGACCGGCGGACGGATCGCCGTCGACCGCGGCCCTCTCGGCGGCGCCCGGTTCACCGTGGAGCTGCCCGAGGCCCTGCACCCGGACCGCACCCTGGCCCACCTGGAGGCACCGTGA
- a CDS encoding PP2C family protein-serine/threonine phosphatase — protein MSQFRDQGSGRIRGLLRWRPGLSGHTWVWWLPPLLVLLDIAVELALDSREPVSFLLVGVPPLAAATRTPRRTAVITVGCVLLQMWMASRRPGHFGEQHHVALYLATVLIGVASVSLARQRTRAQEHLVQARSVAEAVQLTLLRPVPERIGPVRAAGFYEAGEGGALVGGDLYDLAETPFGVRVIVGDVRGKGLDAVQTVSAVLGSFRVSAHEWEDLGRLAERLELSIARNSGRAAGDAELFVTALLLEFPTGRREVRIVDRGHPAPVLVGPGGAEWLRTSPALPLGLGELCPGAGSEVTVHPVGPEEVVVVYTDGVSEARDGGGVFYPLLERLAGRFGGRHAPQPEAVASFVRADADRWSVGADGDDRALLALALPAAPHRPH, from the coding sequence ATGTCGCAATTCCGGGACCAGGGATCCGGGCGGATCCGAGGGCTTCTGCGGTGGCGTCCCGGCCTGAGCGGCCACACCTGGGTCTGGTGGCTTCCCCCGCTGCTGGTGCTCCTGGACATCGCCGTGGAACTGGCCCTCGACAGCCGCGAACCCGTCAGCTTCCTGCTCGTCGGAGTGCCCCCGCTGGCCGCGGCCACCCGGACCCCGCGCCGCACCGCCGTGATCACCGTCGGCTGCGTCCTGCTGCAGATGTGGATGGCCTCCCGGCGGCCCGGCCACTTCGGCGAGCAGCACCACGTCGCGCTCTACCTCGCCACCGTGCTCATCGGCGTCGCCAGCGTCTCCCTCGCCCGGCAACGGACCCGCGCACAGGAGCACCTGGTACAGGCGCGCTCGGTGGCCGAGGCGGTCCAACTCACCCTGCTGCGCCCGGTTCCGGAGCGGATTGGGCCGGTGCGGGCGGCCGGTTTCTACGAGGCGGGCGAGGGCGGTGCGCTGGTCGGCGGCGACCTGTACGACCTGGCGGAGACCCCGTTCGGGGTGCGGGTGATCGTCGGCGACGTCCGGGGGAAGGGCCTGGACGCCGTGCAGACGGTCTCCGCCGTCCTCGGCAGCTTCCGGGTGTCGGCGCACGAGTGGGAGGACCTGGGACGGCTGGCGGAACGGCTCGAACTCAGCATCGCCCGCAACTCCGGCCGGGCGGCCGGGGACGCGGAGCTGTTCGTCACCGCGCTGCTCCTCGAGTTCCCCACCGGGCGCCGCGAAGTACGGATCGTCGACCGCGGGCACCCCGCCCCGGTGCTGGTCGGGCCGGGCGGCGCCGAGTGGCTCCGCACCTCCCCGGCGCTGCCGCTCGGGCTGGGCGAGCTCTGCCCGGGGGCCGGCAGCGAGGTCACGGTCCACCCGGTCGGCCCGGAGGAGGTCGTGGTGGTGTACACCGACGGGGTCAGCGAGGCGCGTGACGGGGGAGGGGTCTTCTACCCGCTTCTGGAGCGCCTGGCCGGCCGCTTCGGCGGGCGGCACGCGCCGCAGCCGGAGGCGGTGGCCTCCTTCGTCCGGGCCGACGCCGACCGCTGGTCGGTCGGCGCGGACGGGGACGATCGGGCGCTGCTCGCCCTCGCACTTCCCGCGGCGCCCCACCGGCCGCACTGA
- a CDS encoding ABC transporter substrate-binding protein has protein sequence MRRTLAAAVAAVLLLPLAACANDASSTAHGGAAPAGKTVDGPTVKIMVGGLDKVIYLPAMLTQRLGYFAEAGVNVELLSEPAGVNATTALLAGDVQGAVGFYDHTIDLQAKGKNVESVVQFSQAPGEVEVVSAKQAAAIRTGADFKGKKLGVTSIGSSTDFLTKYLAVKNGVPVSEFSPIAVGAGQTFIAAMQQGSIDAGMTTDPTVATILSKQIGTVLYDMRTPEGSRAALGGLYPSSSLYMNTEWVEKNKDTTQKLANAFVKTLKWMSTHSPAEIAAQMPADYAQGGAEQYAEAIKATLPMFTTDGVMPAEGPKTVLAVLGAFHPDVKGKEGTIDLARTYTTEFVNKAATG, from the coding sequence ATGCGCAGAACCCTCGCAGCCGCCGTCGCCGCCGTGCTGCTCCTCCCACTCGCCGCCTGTGCCAACGACGCGTCCTCCACCGCGCACGGCGGCGCCGCCCCGGCGGGCAAGACCGTCGACGGGCCCACCGTCAAGATCATGGTCGGCGGCCTCGACAAGGTCATCTACCTGCCCGCGATGCTCACCCAGCGGCTCGGCTACTTCGCCGAGGCCGGTGTCAACGTGGAGCTGTTGAGCGAGCCGGCCGGCGTCAACGCCACCACCGCGCTGCTCGCCGGGGACGTCCAGGGGGCGGTCGGCTTCTACGACCACACCATCGACCTGCAGGCCAAGGGCAAGAACGTCGAGTCCGTGGTCCAGTTCTCGCAGGCCCCCGGCGAGGTCGAGGTGGTCTCCGCCAAGCAGGCCGCGGCCATCAGGACCGGGGCCGACTTCAAGGGCAAGAAGCTGGGCGTCACCAGCATCGGCTCCTCCACCGACTTCCTGACCAAGTACCTGGCCGTCAAGAACGGCGTCCCCGTCAGCGAGTTCAGCCCGATCGCGGTCGGCGCGGGCCAGACCTTCATCGCCGCCATGCAGCAGGGCAGCATCGACGCCGGGATGACCACCGACCCGACGGTGGCGACCATCCTCTCGAAGCAGATCGGCACCGTGCTCTACGACATGCGCACCCCGGAGGGCTCGCGGGCCGCGCTCGGCGGCCTCTACCCGTCCTCCTCGCTGTACATGAACACCGAGTGGGTGGAGAAGAACAAGGACACCACCCAGAAGCTGGCCAACGCCTTCGTGAAGACCCTCAAGTGGATGTCCACCCACTCGCCCGCGGAGATCGCCGCCCAGATGCCGGCCGACTACGCGCAGGGCGGCGCCGAGCAGTACGCCGAGGCGATCAAGGCCACGCTGCCGATGTTCACCACGGACGGCGTGATGCCCGCGGAGGGCCCGAAGACGGTGCTGGCCGTCCTGGGCGCCTTCCACCCGGACGTGAAGGGCAAGGAGGGCACCATCGACCTCGCCCGGACCTACACCACGGAGTTCGTGAACAAGGCCGCCACCGGCTGA
- a CDS encoding ABC transporter permease, whose translation MPLETAVPVVAPAVASRTEARQRAARKRRFGIYGARAAVLVAFLGLWELAARTEVVDPFNFSQPSRIWAQIWQWTTHGTAQGSLGEQVGYTLYEALTGWVIGVTAGVLLGIALGRIRFLAEVFGPYIKVLNAIPRIVLAPIFLIWFGLGPASKVASAVVLVFFPVFFNAFQGAREVDRNLVANARILGADNRRVTLQVVIPAATTWIFTSLHVSFGFALIGAIVGEYIGATKGLGLLVAAAQGTFNAAGVYAAMTILAVVALLTEGLLTLAEKRLFRWKPADAGDGR comes from the coding sequence GTGCCGCTTGAGACCGCCGTACCCGTAGTCGCGCCCGCCGTCGCCAGCAGGACCGAGGCCCGCCAACGAGCCGCCCGCAAACGGAGGTTCGGCATCTACGGTGCCCGCGCCGCCGTCCTGGTCGCCTTCCTCGGCCTGTGGGAGCTGGCCGCCCGCACCGAGGTCGTCGACCCGTTCAACTTCTCCCAGCCGTCCCGGATCTGGGCGCAGATCTGGCAGTGGACCACCCACGGCACCGCCCAGGGCTCACTCGGCGAACAGGTCGGCTACACCCTCTACGAGGCGCTCACCGGCTGGGTGATCGGTGTCACCGCCGGTGTCCTGTTGGGCATCGCGCTCGGCCGGATCCGCTTCCTGGCCGAGGTGTTCGGCCCGTACATCAAGGTTCTCAACGCCATCCCGCGGATCGTGCTGGCGCCGATCTTCCTGATCTGGTTCGGCCTGGGCCCGGCCTCCAAGGTCGCCTCCGCCGTCGTCCTGGTGTTCTTCCCGGTCTTCTTCAACGCCTTCCAGGGCGCCCGTGAAGTGGACCGCAACCTGGTCGCCAACGCCCGGATCCTCGGCGCCGACAACCGCAGGGTCACCCTGCAGGTGGTCATCCCGGCCGCTACCACCTGGATCTTCACCAGCCTGCACGTCAGCTTCGGCTTCGCCCTGATCGGCGCCATCGTCGGCGAGTACATCGGTGCCACCAAGGGCCTGGGCCTGCTGGTCGCCGCCGCCCAGGGCACCTTCAACGCCGCCGGCGTCTACGCCGCGATGACCATCCTCGCCGTGGTCGCGCTGCTCACCGAAGGCCTGCTCACCCTCGCCGAGAAACGACTCTTCCGCTGGAAGCCGGCCGACGCCGGCGACGGCCGCTGA
- a CDS encoding RraA family protein encodes MLKAFADLSTPLVADACLRTGVPLRVAPPGIRPVVPGHRVAGRALPVRHYGSVDVFLEVFGRAEPGDVLVVDNGGRTDEACVGDLAVLEAAAAGLTGLVIWGLHRDTPELVEIGVPVFSYGGCPPGPVRLDEREPQALVSARFGPHLVGGGDLVLGDEDGVLFVAAERAEEVLTAARGIRATEREQARRIRSGDTLRRQTAFEDYLARRGADPSYTFRQHLRRVGGAIEE; translated from the coding sequence ATGCTGAAGGCGTTCGCCGACCTGTCCACGCCGCTGGTGGCCGACGCCTGCCTGCGGACGGGGGTGCCGCTGCGGGTCGCGCCGCCCGGGATCCGCCCGGTGGTGCCGGGGCACCGGGTGGCGGGACGGGCGCTGCCGGTACGGCACTACGGGAGCGTGGACGTGTTCCTGGAGGTGTTCGGCCGGGCCGAACCGGGTGACGTGCTGGTCGTCGACAACGGTGGCCGGACGGACGAGGCCTGCGTCGGCGATCTGGCGGTCCTGGAGGCGGCGGCGGCCGGGCTGACCGGCCTGGTGATCTGGGGACTGCACCGCGACACTCCGGAGCTGGTCGAGATCGGCGTTCCGGTGTTCAGCTACGGCGGCTGTCCGCCCGGTCCGGTGCGGCTGGACGAACGGGAGCCGCAGGCGCTGGTCAGCGCGCGGTTCGGACCGCACCTGGTGGGCGGCGGCGACCTCGTGCTCGGTGACGAGGACGGCGTGCTGTTCGTCGCCGCCGAGCGGGCCGAGGAGGTCCTGACGGCGGCCCGCGGGATCCGGGCGACCGAACGCGAGCAGGCCCGCAGGATCCGCTCGGGTGACACGCTGCGACGGCAGACCGCCTTCGAGGACTATCTCGCGCGGCGCGGCGCCGACCCCTCGTACACCTTCCGGCAGCACCTGCGGCGGGTCGGCGGGGCCATCGAGGAGTGA